A stretch of DNA from Eschrichtius robustus isolate mEscRob2 chromosome 12, mEscRob2.pri, whole genome shotgun sequence:
GGATGTTGGGCAGGACACCACCCTGAGCGATGGTCACGCGACCTAGGAGCTTGTTGAGCTCCTCGTCGTTGCGAATGGCCAGCTGCAGGTGGCGCGGGATGATACGCGTCTTCTTGTTGTCGCGGGCCGCGTTGCCCGCCAGCTCCAGGATCTCAGCCGTCAGATACTCCAGCACCGCCGCCAAGTACACTGGGGCCCCGGCACCTACCCGCTCGGAGTAGTTGCCCTTGCGGAGCAGCCGGTGCACTCGCCCTACGGGAAATTGGAGCCCAGCTCGCGAGGAGCGGGTCTTAGCCTTGGCGCGAGCTTTCCCTCCTTGCTTCCCGCGCCCAGACATACTGACTGCTAACAGGGGAAAAACAGCCAcaagaaaagtgaaaaagaaatgttctATAAAGAGCAACAAGATGACAGTTATAGAGCTGGGTGGAATTGTCAAATACGAGGTAGGATTGGTTAAAATCGTCTTTTTACTAGACAACCAATAAGAAAGGAGATGTGATGCAAGTAAATTTACATAATCTCGTCACTAATGCATTATCAAATCAGTTCTGGATATTCTTGAATACCTTATTTGCATAGGTCGCCTATAAAAGACGAGATTCTAGACGTAAGCAGGCATATCAAAGTTATACTTTAGTGTGCGTTTTGAATTCGGCAAGTATGCCCGAACCGGCGAAGTCCGCTCTTGCCCCGAAGAAGGGATCCAAGAAGGCGGTGACCAAAGCCCAGAAGAAAGATGGCAAGAAGCGCAAGCGCAGCCGCAAGGAGAGCTATTCTGTATACGTGTACAAGGTGCTGAAGCAGGTCCATCCGGACACCGGCATTTCGTCCAAAGCCATGGGCATCATGAATTCGTTTGTCAACGATATCTTTGAGCGCATTGCTGGCGAGGCGTCGCGCCTGGCTCATTATAACAAGCGTTCGACCATCACGTCCAGGGAGATCCAGACGGCCGTGCGCCTGTTGCTGCCTGGGGAGCTGGCCAAGCACGCCGTGTCTGAGGGCACCAAGGCTGTCACCAAGTACACCAGCTCTAAGTAAATGTTTATAGGTGCTGTTAAAACAAAGGCTCTTTTCAGAGCCACTTACATTTTCATCGGAGGAGTTGTGATGCCCTCTTGTTGCCCGTTTGGGGGATGTTATCTAAACACAGTTAGATACCAGAGTTGGCTGAGCTGTTTCTTTAAATAAGTCTATGCATAGAGAAGCCCTTGTGCTTATTAAAACAGGCTCTTTCTGTTTCACCTCTTTCACAAACCTTCCTATATTCTATACTAAAAAAGCCAGAGTTTCTGTCCACCACGCCTTATTTTCAATTAGGAAAGCAAGGGA
This window harbors:
- the LOC137773178 gene encoding histone H2B type 1-C/E/F/G/I-like; this encodes MPEPAKSALAPKKGSKKAVTKAQKKDGKKRKRSRKESYSVYVYKVLKQVHPDTGISSKAMGIMNSFVNDIFERIAGEASRLAHYNKRSTITSREIQTAVRLLLPGELAKHAVSEGTKAVTKYTSSK
- the LOC137773955 gene encoding histone H2A type 1-B; translated protein: MSGRGKQGGKARAKAKTRSSRAGLQFPVGRVHRLLRKGNYSERVGAGAPVYLAAVLEYLTAEILELAGNAARDNKKTRIIPRHLQLAIRNDEELNKLLGRVTIAQGGVLPNIQAVLLPKKTESHHKAKGK